A part of Chloroflexota bacterium genomic DNA contains:
- the rpsC gene encoding 30S ribosomal protein S3 has product MGRKVHPTGFRLKINKPWLGRWYAEGMDYQDQLHEDLAVRDLIRKSNDRAGISQIEIERFPGKIKIYVHTAKPGILIGRSGENVKKLRSSLEALTGEKIDLEVKEIKSPDLDAYLVAENVAGQLTRRISYRRAMQRAIQQGMRQGAEGVKVMVSGRLGGAEMSRSVWLREGRVPLQTLRADIDYAKTEALTTYGQIGIKVWIYKGEIMPQVEEESTSTEGVYVSE; this is encoded by the coding sequence ATGGGTCGTAAAGTACATCCTACAGGATTTCGACTGAAAATTAACAAACCTTGGTTAGGCCGCTGGTACGCTGAAGGTATGGATTATCAGGATCAATTACATGAGGACCTCGCGGTCCGTGATCTGATCCGGAAATCAAATGACCGGGCTGGTATCTCACAGATTGAAATTGAACGGTTCCCCGGAAAAATCAAGATCTATGTGCATACTGCCAAGCCAGGCATTTTGATTGGCCGCAGCGGTGAGAACGTGAAGAAACTGCGCAGCAGCTTGGAAGCTTTGACTGGCGAGAAGATTGACCTCGAGGTCAAGGAAATTAAATCCCCTGACCTGGATGCTTATTTGGTTGCTGAGAACGTTGCTGGTCAGTTGACGCGCCGGATCAGCTATCGCCGTGCTATGCAGCGTGCCATTCAACAGGGCATGCGCCAAGGCGCCGAAGGCGTCAAGGTGATGGTGTCTGGTCGTCTGGGTGGTGCTGAAATGTCCCGCAGCGTTTGGCTGCGTGAAGGACGGGTGCCGTTGCAGACCTTGCGTGCAGATATTGATTATGCCAAGACCGAAGCATTGACCACCTATGGTCAGATCGGTATCAAGGTTTGGATTTATAAAGGCGAGATCATGCCCCAGGTGGAAGAAGAATCAACCTCCACTGAAGGCGTTTACGTCAGCGAATAA
- the rplV gene encoding 50S ribosomal protein L22 → MATDIRAKLSNLDTSAQKARLVVDLVRGKPALEAVTILQFTPNKAALPVQKLIKSAIANAEENFGVAREDLFVHQIFADEAPTRKWRRFGARGRFKPLLRRKSHVTVVLREMD, encoded by the coding sequence ATGGCTACTGATATTCGAGCGAAATTGAGCAATCTTGATACGTCTGCCCAGAAGGCACGTCTTGTGGTTGATCTGGTTCGCGGTAAGCCTGCCCTGGAAGCGGTGACCATTTTACAGTTCACACCGAACAAGGCGGCTCTGCCCGTTCAGAAATTGATTAAATCGGCAATTGCCAACGCAGAAGAGAACTTTGGTGTTGCTCGTGAAGACCTGTTTGTTCATCAGATCTTCGCTGATGAGGCCCCGACCCGTAAATGGCGCCGGTTTGGTGCTCGCGGCCGGTTCAAACCGCTGTTGCGGCGTAAGTCCCACGTTACCGTCGTCCTTCGTGAGATGGATTAA
- the rpsS gene encoding 30S ribosomal protein S19: protein MSRSLKKGPYIDPKLLKKIENMNDKGEKKVIRTWSRASVIFPQMVGHTIAVHDGRRHVPIYITENMVGHRLGEFAPTRFFRGHVISGRD from the coding sequence ATGTCGCGATCGCTGAAAAAGGGTCCGTATATCGACCCGAAATTATTGAAAAAGATTGAAAACATGAATGACAAGGGTGAGAAGAAAGTGATCCGCACCTGGAGTCGGGCAAGTGTTATCTTCCCCCAAATGGTTGGACACACCATTGCCGTTCATGATGGACGCCGCCATGTGCCGATTTATATTACTGAGAATATGGTAGGCCATCGACTGGGTGAATTTGCGCCCACTCGGTTCTTCCGCGGCCACGTTATCTCTGGTCGGGATTAA
- the rplB gene encoding 50S ribosomal protein L2 produces MAVKVYKPKTPGTRHKTSYTFEEITKTTPEKSLIIPLRKSSGRNMYGRVTVRHRGGGHKRYIRIVDFKRDKVDVPATVAAIEYDPNRTARLALLHYADGVKAYIVAPVGLMVGDKVLSSTEAEIRPGNSLPMASIPVGTTIHNVELHPGNGGQMVRSAGTSAQLLAKEGKYAHVRLPSGEVRLVLQECRASIGQVGNVEHSNIKLGKAGRKRHMGWRPAVRGSAMTPRDHPHGGGEGRSPIGMAGPKSPWGKPTLGKKTRHNKRTDKYIVRHRSQAKRRRK; encoded by the coding sequence ATGGCCGTAAAAGTATATAAACCTAAGACACCCGGTACTCGTCATAAAACGAGTTATACGTTTGAAGAGATCACAAAAACGACACCTGAAAAGTCGTTGATCATCCCCTTGAGGAAGAGCTCTGGCCGCAATATGTACGGCCGGGTCACCGTTCGCCATAGAGGCGGCGGACACAAGCGGTATATCCGTATTGTGGACTTCAAACGCGATAAAGTTGATGTTCCCGCCACCGTTGCGGCGATTGAATATGACCCCAACCGAACGGCTCGTCTGGCTCTGCTGCACTATGCTGACGGCGTAAAGGCCTATATTGTGGCCCCAGTTGGTTTGATGGTCGGCGACAAAGTGCTTTCCAGCACTGAAGCTGAAATTCGCCCTGGCAACAGCCTCCCGATGGCGAGTATTCCCGTAGGTACCACGATCCACAATGTGGAACTGCACCCCGGTAACGGCGGCCAGATGGTTCGCTCCGCTGGGACTTCCGCCCAATTGCTGGCTAAAGAAGGTAAGTACGCCCATGTGCGCCTCCCCTCGGGTGAGGTTCGCCTGGTCCTGCAAGAGTGCCGTGCTTCCATTGGTCAGGTTGGCAATGTGGAACACTCCAACATCAAGTTGGGTAAAGCTGGCCGGAAACGCCATATGGGTTGGCGGCCTGCGGTCCGTGGTTCCGCAATGACCCCCCGAGACCATCCGCATGGAGGTGGTGAAGGTCGTTCACCGATTGGTATGGCTGGTCCGAAGAGCCCCTGGGGCAAACCCACTCTGGGCAAGAAGACCCGGCATAACAAACGTACTGATAAATACATCGTTCGCCATCGCTCCCAAGCGAAGCGGCGTCGTAAGTAA
- the rplW gene encoding 50S ribosomal protein L23 yields MKKTVFDIIRRPIITEKSNYQSSMLNQYVFEVDAKASKTEIKEAIETIFDVKVQTVNVMNVPAKQSRSLQSRRMRTRSSAYKKAIVTLTEGERIPIFEGVE; encoded by the coding sequence ATGAAGAAAACTGTATTTGACATCATCCGCCGCCCGATCATCACTGAGAAATCGAATTATCAGTCTTCGATGCTGAATCAGTATGTGTTTGAGGTGGATGCCAAAGCCTCAAAAACTGAGATCAAAGAAGCGATTGAAACGATTTTTGATGTGAAAGTGCAAACCGTCAACGTTATGAACGTGCCCGCTAAGCAATCACGAAGCCTGCAGAGCCGCCGGATGCGTACCCGCTCCAGCGCTTACAAAAAGGCGATCGTGACCCTGACCGAAGGCGAGCGCATCCCGATATTTGAAGGGGTGGAGTAA
- the rplD gene encoding 50S ribosomal protein L4, with protein MEVDVFNMKGKKVSKAELPAAIFEAPVKVDLMHQAYVRQMANSRLGTHSTKGRSEVSGGGRKPWRQKGTGRARQGSIRAAQWVGGGKIFTPKPRSYDKAMPKKMRRAALRSALSVKASEGQIVLVDEFKLDEAKTRNMAEALQSLAGEGNVLVLIPENAPEYADVKRTCANIEDAKTLNASYLNVRDLLGYKKVVMPVAALDVIASYLG; from the coding sequence ATGGAAGTTGATGTCTTCAACATGAAGGGTAAGAAAGTCAGTAAGGCAGAGTTGCCTGCAGCGATTTTCGAAGCCCCAGTAAAAGTTGATCTAATGCATCAGGCTTATGTCAGGCAGATGGCCAATAGCCGCCTGGGCACCCACTCGACCAAAGGTCGCAGTGAGGTATCTGGTGGTGGCCGCAAACCCTGGCGCCAAAAAGGAACCGGTCGTGCCCGGCAAGGCTCTATTCGAGCTGCGCAATGGGTTGGCGGTGGTAAGATCTTTACCCCCAAGCCGCGTTCTTATGACAAGGCAATGCCTAAAAAGATGCGTAGGGCGGCCCTTCGGTCTGCCTTATCAGTAAAAGCCTCTGAAGGCCAAATCGTCCTGGTGGATGAATTTAAGTTGGATGAAGCTAAGACTCGGAACATGGCAGAAGCACTGCAATCTCTGGCTGGGGAAGGTAACGTTTTGGTGCTGATCCCGGAAAATGCCCCGGAATATGCTGATGTGAAGCGGACTTGCGCCAATATTGAAGATGCCAAGACCCTGAACGCCAGCTATCTCAACGTTCGTGACCTCCTGGGTTACAAAAAAGTTGTGATGCCGGTTGCTGCTTTGGATGTCATCGCGAGTTATCTCGGATAG
- the rplC gene encoding 50S ribosomal protein L3, with protein sequence MLKGLIGRKVGMTQIFDDDGISIPVTLIEAGPCYVTQVKTVENDGYSAVQLGFAEVKPKRLTGGQMGHLVRNELPPLKVLREFRLSKPDVSEGDMLKADVFEAGERVDVVGISKGRGFAGVMKRHNFNGGPKTHGQSDRQRSPGSLAAGTTPGRVFKGKRGPGRMGNDRVTSTNMRVVIVDPERNLIAVDGSVPGPKGGVVVIKAARKQ encoded by the coding sequence ATGTTAAAAGGGCTTATTGGACGAAAAGTTGGTATGACCCAGATTTTCGATGATGACGGGATTTCGATCCCCGTTACGCTTATCGAAGCTGGGCCTTGCTATGTCACCCAAGTGAAGACAGTTGAGAATGATGGTTATTCCGCTGTCCAGCTCGGGTTCGCAGAGGTTAAACCCAAGCGCTTGACCGGGGGTCAGATGGGGCACCTCGTGCGGAATGAATTGCCACCATTAAAAGTTTTACGTGAATTTAGATTAAGTAAACCGGACGTTTCCGAAGGCGATATGCTTAAAGCTGATGTCTTCGAAGCGGGTGAACGGGTTGATGTCGTTGGAATCAGCAAAGGTCGCGGATTTGCCGGTGTAATGAAGCGCCACAATTTCAATGGCGGCCCCAAGACGCACGGTCAATCTGACCGTCAACGTTCGCCTGGTTCCCTGGCAGCAGGCACGACCCCAGGTCGTGTGTTTAAGGGGAAGCGCGGCCCTGGACGGATGGGGAACGATCGCGTAACATCCACGAATATGCGTGTCGTTATAGTTGACCCGGAACGCAATCTTATTGCAGTTGATGGCTCCGTGCCCGGCCCTAAAGGCGGCGTGGTAGTGATCAAGGCTGCCCGGAAACAATAG
- the rpsJ gene encoding 30S ribosomal protein S10, with the protein MAKQKIRIRLKAYDHRVIDQSAKRIVETAERSGAQVVGPVPLPTKIERFTVTRSPFIDKDSQEHFEMRTHNRLIDVMDPDSKTIDMLMRLNLPAGVDIEIKI; encoded by the coding sequence ATGGCTAAACAAAAGATTCGAATTCGTCTGAAGGCTTATGATCACCGAGTGATCGACCAATCCGCCAAGCGGATTGTGGAAACGGCTGAACGCAGTGGTGCTCAGGTTGTTGGACCGGTCCCGTTACCGACCAAAATCGAACGTTTCACAGTCACACGTTCACCGTTCATTGATAAGGACTCGCAGGAGCATTTTGAGATGCGGACACACAATCGTTTGATTGATGTGATGGACCCCGACTCAAAGACCATTGATATGCTCATGCGTCTGAATCTGCCTGCTGGCGTTGATATCGAAATCAAGATTTAG
- the tuf gene encoding elongation factor Tu, which translates to MAKEKFDRSKPHMNVGTMGHIDHGKTTLTAAITKVQGLKGYADYRAFDTIDNAPEEKDRGITINISHVEYESDKRHYAHVDMPGHRDYIKNMITGAAQVDGAILVVAAPDGAMPQTREHVLLAHQVEVPSIVVFLNKVDMMDDPELLELVEMELREMLSSYGFPGDDIPIIQGSALQALECESTDPNAPEYACINELMDAVDNYIPLPERDVDKPFMMPVEDVFSIKGRGTVVTGRIERGIVHTSDPVEIVGLQEKSMSSVVTGVEMFHKLLDEGMAGDNVGLLLRGIGREDVERGMVIAKPGSITPHTKFEGEVYILTREEGGRHSAFFTGYRPQFFIRTMDVTGTVTLPEGTEMVLPGDRVNMEVELIVPVALENGSQFAIREGGLTVGAGVISKIIE; encoded by the coding sequence ATGGCCAAGGAAAAATTTGATCGATCAAAACCGCATATGAACGTAGGCACGATGGGGCACATTGACCATGGTAAAACCACGTTGACAGCGGCGATCACAAAAGTACAGGGACTGAAGGGCTACGCAGATTATCGGGCCTTTGACACAATCGACAATGCGCCGGAAGAAAAAGATCGCGGTATCACGATTAACATTTCACACGTTGAATATGAGTCTGATAAACGGCATTACGCCCACGTGGATATGCCGGGTCACCGTGACTACATCAAGAACATGATCACTGGTGCGGCGCAGGTTGATGGCGCAATTCTGGTGGTGGCAGCTCCTGATGGAGCGATGCCCCAGACCCGTGAGCACGTTCTATTGGCCCACCAGGTTGAGGTTCCCAGCATCGTAGTCTTCCTGAACAAGGTTGACATGATGGACGATCCTGAGCTGTTGGAACTGGTTGAAATGGAACTCCGTGAAATGCTGAGCAGCTACGGTTTCCCTGGAGACGACATTCCGATCATCCAGGGTAGTGCACTCCAGGCTCTGGAATGCGAATCCACCGATCCGAACGCTCCCGAATATGCCTGCATCAACGAACTGATGGATGCCGTTGATAACTACATTCCGCTGCCGGAACGTGACGTTGACAAACCGTTCATGATGCCCGTGGAAGACGTCTTCTCGATCAAGGGCCGTGGTACTGTGGTGACCGGCCGTATTGAACGCGGTATTGTTCACACCAGTGACCCAGTTGAGATCGTCGGTCTGCAGGAAAAGAGCATGAGCTCGGTCGTGACCGGTGTGGAAATGTTCCACAAACTTCTGGACGAAGGTATGGCGGGTGATAACGTTGGTTTGTTGCTTCGTGGTATCGGTCGTGAAGATGTGGAACGTGGTATGGTTATTGCCAAACCTGGCAGCATTACCCCCCACACGAAGTTTGAAGGTGAAGTCTACATCCTGACCCGAGAAGAGGGTGGGCGGCACAGTGCATTCTTCACTGGCTATCGTCCGCAGTTCTTCATCCGGACAATGGATGTTACCGGCACGGTGACCCTGCCCGAAGGTACCGAGATGGTGCTGCCTGGCGACCGTGTGAACATGGAAGTTGAATTGATCGTGCCTGTGGCGTTGGAGAACGGTTCCCAGTTCGCTATCCGTGAGGGTGGCCTGACCGTGGGTGCCGGTGTGATCTCCAAGATCATTGAATAA
- the fusA gene encoding elongation factor G: MAEKEYPLERYRNIGIIAHIDAGKTTTTERILFYTGRTYRIGSVDDGTTVTDWMEQERERGITIVSAAVTAFWKDYQINLIDTPGHIDFTAEVQRSLRVLDGGVVVFDGVQGVEPQSETVWRQADRYQVPRICFANKMDRVGASFDRTIKSIEERLGAHPIAMQVPIGAEDNFVGVVDLLTEQAILFEDELGSTPEYTEVPENMRDLVKEKRAEMVERIAELDDDLTLKYLEGEELTIEEMKAALRHGVLKNEVAPVFAGSSLKNKGVQPLLDAVVDYLPSPLDMPDVIGHHTKTDEEVTRASRDDEPMSALVFKIVTDPYVGRLAYIRIYSGVVKKGSTYLNSTQEKRERVGRLLRMYADHREDVDELHAGEIGAILGLKQSYTGDTLSDMNNPIVLETISFPDPVISVAIEPKTLADQDKMSEALQKLAEEDPTFKVRVDDETGQTIISGMGELHLDILVDRMLREFKVQANVGNPRVAYHETITKAVPEAEYKFVKQTGGHGQYGHVVLRIEPLESGSGFEFAEEIKGGAIPREYIPSVEKGVREAVESGVVSGYPMTDMKVTLIDGSSHEVDSSDMAFRTAAIFAIREGVPKGRPVLLEPIMKVEVVVPEEHMGEVIGQINARHGNVLGMDVRPGNAQVIDAEVPLAQMFGYATELRSATKGRGVFTMEFDHYAPVSEAVMKKIQGM, translated from the coding sequence ATGGCTGAGAAAGAGTACCCGCTGGAACGATATCGCAATATTGGTATTATTGCGCATATTGATGCCGGTAAGACGACAACCACAGAACGGATATTGTTCTATACCGGCCGAACCTATCGCATTGGTTCGGTTGATGACGGCACAACTGTCACCGACTGGATGGAGCAGGAACGTGAACGTGGTATCACGATTGTTTCAGCTGCGGTAACTGCATTTTGGAAAGATTACCAGATTAACCTGATTGACACCCCCGGGCACATTGACTTCACCGCCGAAGTCCAGCGCTCTTTGCGCGTATTGGACGGCGGTGTTGTGGTTTTTGATGGTGTTCAGGGTGTGGAGCCTCAGAGCGAGACGGTTTGGCGCCAGGCTGACCGATACCAGGTGCCCCGGATCTGTTTTGCTAACAAAATGGATCGGGTTGGGGCTTCCTTTGATCGCACAATCAAGTCGATTGAAGAGCGGTTGGGTGCTCATCCCATTGCCATGCAGGTGCCGATTGGCGCTGAAGACAACTTTGTTGGTGTCGTTGATTTGCTCACTGAGCAGGCGATTCTTTTTGAAGATGAATTGGGCAGTACACCGGAATATACAGAAGTTCCGGAAAATATGCGCGATCTCGTCAAGGAGAAGCGGGCTGAAATGGTTGAGCGGATTGCCGAACTCGATGATGACCTGACTCTCAAGTATCTTGAGGGTGAGGAGCTGACCATTGAGGAAATGAAAGCTGCCCTTCGCCATGGCGTTCTGAAAAACGAGGTCGCTCCAGTATTTGCCGGTTCTTCATTAAAGAATAAGGGCGTTCAGCCTTTGCTGGATGCTGTGGTGGATTATTTGCCTTCACCGTTGGATATGCCCGATGTTATCGGCCACCATACCAAAACGGATGAAGAGGTGACCCGCGCTTCCCGGGATGATGAACCTATGTCAGCCTTGGTCTTCAAGATCGTCACGGATCCTTATGTTGGTCGCTTGGCCTATATTCGGATCTATTCTGGTGTGGTTAAGAAAGGTTCCACCTATCTTAATTCCACGCAGGAAAAACGTGAACGGGTTGGCCGGTTGTTACGTATGTATGCTGACCACCGCGAAGATGTGGATGAACTGCATGCTGGTGAAATTGGCGCGATTCTGGGCCTCAAACAAAGCTATACCGGTGACACACTCAGTGACATGAACAATCCGATCGTTCTTGAAACGATCAGCTTCCCTGATCCAGTGATCTCTGTGGCGATTGAGCCCAAAACACTGGCTGACCAGGATAAGATGAGTGAAGCTCTGCAGAAGTTGGCTGAGGAGGATCCGACCTTTAAAGTCCGCGTGGATGATGAAACAGGTCAGACCATAATTTCAGGTATGGGCGAGCTTCATCTGGATATCCTTGTGGACCGGATGCTCCGGGAATTCAAGGTTCAGGCTAATGTAGGTAACCCTCGGGTTGCTTACCATGAGACTATTACTAAAGCCGTTCCTGAAGCAGAATATAAATTTGTTAAACAAACCGGCGGCCATGGTCAATATGGTCATGTTGTCCTTCGGATTGAGCCTTTGGAAAGCGGTTCGGGCTTTGAATTCGCAGAAGAAATTAAAGGCGGCGCTATTCCGAGAGAATATATCCCATCCGTTGAAAAAGGTGTTCGTGAAGCTGTCGAAAGTGGTGTGGTCTCCGGCTATCCCATGACAGACATGAAAGTCACCTTGATTGATGGCTCTTCGCATGAAGTTGACTCCAGTGATATGGCATTCCGCACAGCTGCAATCTTCGCCATCCGCGAAGGTGTGCCGAAGGGTAGACCTGTCTTACTTGAACCGATCATGAAGGTTGAAGTTGTGGTCCCCGAAGAGCATATGGGTGAGGTAATCGGACAAATAAACGCCCGCCACGGTAATGTGTTGGGGATGGATGTGCGCCCTGGTAATGCTCAGGTGATTGACGCGGAAGTCCCGCTGGCCCAAATGTTCGGTTATGCAACAGAATTACGCTCAGCTACTAAAGGCCGTGGTGTATTCACAATGGAATTTGACCATTACGCGCCAGTTTCAGAGGCCGTAATGAAGAAGATCCAAGGTATGTAG
- the rpsG gene encoding 30S ribosomal protein S7, producing MARRYTPEKREIFPDARFGRIEIQEMINRIMLNGKKSTATRLMYDALDLIGERTGKDPLETFDAAIKSVSPMMEVRPRRVGGATYQVPMEVEPSRRKYLAMRWIIAASRERSGKSYAEKLAGELMDAASNQGAAYRRREETHRMAEANRAFSHFRL from the coding sequence ATGGCGCGAAGATATACACCAGAAAAACGAGAAATCTTCCCTGACGCTCGTTTCGGGAGAATCGAAATTCAGGAGATGATCAATCGGATCATGCTCAATGGCAAGAAAAGCACAGCCACCCGGCTGATGTATGATGCCCTTGACCTGATTGGAGAGCGTACTGGCAAAGATCCACTCGAGACATTCGACGCCGCGATCAAAAGCGTTTCTCCCATGATGGAAGTTCGCCCCCGCCGTGTCGGTGGTGCGACCTACCAGGTGCCTATGGAAGTTGAACCCAGCCGCCGTAAATATTTGGCGATGCGCTGGATCATTGCAGCTTCCCGTGAGCGATCAGGGAAATCCTACGCGGAGAAATTAGCGGGTGAATTGATGGACGCCGCCTCCAACCAGGGCGCCGCCTATCGCCGCCGTGAGGAAACTCACCGTATGGCCGAAGCCAACCGCGCTTTCTCCCATTTCCGTCTTTAG
- the rpsL gene encoding 30S ribosomal protein S12 translates to MPTINQLIRKGRDSKRNKSKAPALQYTYNSQKQKRIRQPKGAPQKRGVCTVVRTMTPKKPNSALRKIARVRLTNHMEVTAYIPGEGHQLQEHSVVLVRGGRVKDLPGVRYHIVRGTLDSTGVEDRSHGRSKYGAKKPK, encoded by the coding sequence GTGCCCACGATCAACCAATTGATACGCAAAGGCCGAGATTCCAAACGGAATAAAAGCAAGGCGCCTGCACTGCAATATACCTATAACTCACAGAAGCAGAAACGCATTCGCCAGCCGAAAGGCGCACCGCAGAAGCGTGGTGTTTGCACGGTCGTGCGTACCATGACCCCCAAGAAACCGAATTCCGCTCTGCGGAAAATCGCCCGTGTACGTCTGACGAATCACATGGAAGTGACCGCCTACATCCCTGGTGAAGGCCATCAGCTCCAGGAGCACTCTGTTGTGCTCGTGCGCGGCGGCCGTGTCAAGGACCTGCCTGGTGTTCGCTACCACATCGTCCGAGGTACATTAGACTCGACTGGTGTTGAGGATCGTTCCCACGGTCGCTCAAAATACGGGGCTAAGAAGCCCAAGTAA